A single region of the Erythrobacter sp. genome encodes:
- a CDS encoding DUF448 domain-containing protein, translated as MRTPTNERLTPDIDEADTPATSGSERRCILSGKSFPRDDLVRLAISPPDADGVCHVLPDPGAKAPGRGAWVAPDRAALESALAEGHLKKALLRAFKGARLAIADDLADRVEAALRRSLAERLGLELRAGHIVLGSSRIEEQARSGRIELLLHAADSSEDGRKRLDQAWRVGTEAEGSGLRGEVLPLDRAALSVALGRDNVVHLGVSYPRRQEAGGSSPASRVAHAAARLSNYMGLSPDRQGPRADAADTAGAPGVGSDEYVKE; from the coding sequence ATGCGGACTCCGACCAATGAGCGCCTGACGCCGGACATCGACGAAGCCGATACTCCCGCCACTTCCGGGAGCGAGCGGCGCTGCATCCTCTCGGGAAAGAGCTTCCCGCGCGATGATCTCGTGCGGCTGGCGATTTCGCCGCCCGATGCGGACGGCGTGTGCCACGTCCTGCCCGACCCCGGTGCCAAGGCGCCGGGGCGGGGGGCGTGGGTCGCGCCGGACCGCGCGGCGCTTGAAAGCGCGCTTGCCGAGGGCCATTTGAAAAAGGCGCTGCTGCGCGCGTTCAAGGGGGCGAGGCTCGCCATAGCGGACGACCTCGCCGACCGGGTGGAAGCCGCGCTGCGCCGCAGCCTTGCCGAGAGGCTGGGGCTGGAATTGCGCGCCGGACACATAGTGCTCGGCTCCTCGCGGATCGAGGAGCAGGCGCGCAGCGGGCGGATCGAGCTCCTGCTCCACGCCGCCGACAGCAGCGAGGACGGGCGCAAGCGGCTCGACCAGGCATGGCGCGTCGGGACCGAGGCGGAAGGCTCGGGGCTACGCGGCGAGGTCTTGCCACTGGACCGCGCGGCGCTCTCTGTGGCATTGGGCCGCGACAATGTCGTCCACCTGGGGGTTTCCTACCCCCGCCGACAGGAGGCAGGCGGATCCTCGCCGGCCTCGCGGGTCGCCCATGCGGCCGCCCGCCTTTCGAACTACATGGGCCTCTCCCCGGACCGGCAGGGTCCGCGCGCAGATGCCGCCGATACAGCGGGCGCACCGGGCGTCGGCAGTGATGAATACGTGAAGGAATGA
- the infB gene encoding translation initiation factor IF-2 yields MSDDNEKRTRKPLGLKRAVDAGEVKQTFSHGRTNKVAVEVKRRRKLVKPGEAAATPEPAPAPAPAPAPAPAPAPAAKKPAPKPAPSKAPPGETPQERVKRLQREAEEERLRLAEEARKREEEQARKAAEEEKRRAEENRKAEEEAEKRAAEEAKKAAEAPAEETPSTEPAEAEAPAAKGGSMPAARKFTPVARPEPKRPEKKKKEEKRPAPASGGGKDKRRSGKLTVTRALNEDEGRRARSLAALKRAREKERRMQGGGSSKPREKQVRDVVVPEAITVQELANRMAEKGADLVKALFNMGMMVTVNQTIDADTAELLVEEFGHNIKRVSEADIDIVPAEDDDPEETLKPRPPVVTIMGHVDHGKTSLLDALRGTDVTKGEAGGITQHIGSYQVTTKNKDKITFLDTPGHAAFTEMRARGANVTDIVVLVVAADDGIMPQTIEAINHTKAAGVPMIVAINKMDKDEADADKIRNRLLEHEVIVEKLSGDVQDVEVSAKTGKGLDNLLEAIALQAELLELKARPDRDAEATVIEAQLDKGRGPVATVLVTRGTLKRGDTFVVGTESGRVRALVDDSGKQIKEAGPSMPVEVLGLGGVPSAGDQLTVVENEQRAREVAEYRQEKATEKRTALAPTNFDTMFNKLQANVIEWPVLVKADVQGSVEAIVNALHNISNDEIKVRVLHAGVGAITETDVSLAAASNAPIIGFNVRPNAKARELVKRDNVRMMYYDVIYHLTEEVAKEMAGELGPERIETVVGRAEVKQVFPAGKKDKAAGLLVIDGVIRRNLFARLTRDDVIVSATKIASLRRFKDDVDEVRAGLECGVVLEDTNDIKPGDNLEVFEVTERERTLEF; encoded by the coding sequence ATGAGCGACGATAACGAAAAACGCACCCGCAAGCCGTTGGGCCTCAAGCGCGCGGTGGACGCTGGCGAGGTCAAGCAGACCTTCAGCCACGGCCGCACGAACAAGGTCGCGGTCGAGGTGAAGCGCCGCCGCAAGCTCGTGAAACCGGGCGAGGCCGCGGCGACGCCCGAGCCGGCTCCGGCCCCCGCACCCGCTCCTGCACCCGCCCCGGCTCCGGCCCCGGCGGCGAAGAAGCCTGCGCCCAAACCGGCTCCGTCGAAAGCGCCTCCCGGCGAAACCCCGCAGGAGCGCGTCAAGCGGCTCCAGCGCGAGGCCGAGGAAGAGCGCCTGCGCCTCGCCGAAGAGGCGCGCAAGCGCGAGGAAGAGCAGGCCCGCAAGGCCGCCGAAGAGGAAAAGCGCCGCGCCGAGGAAAACCGCAAGGCGGAAGAAGAAGCCGAAAAGCGCGCCGCCGAAGAGGCGAAGAAGGCCGCCGAAGCGCCGGCGGAAGAGACGCCTTCGACCGAACCTGCCGAAGCCGAGGCTCCGGCCGCGAAGGGCGGCTCCATGCCCGCTGCGCGCAAGTTCACGCCGGTCGCCCGGCCCGAGCCCAAGCGCCCGGAAAAGAAGAAGAAGGAAGAAAAGCGCCCCGCTCCCGCCAGCGGCGGCGGCAAGGACAAGCGCCGTTCGGGCAAGCTCACCGTTACCCGCGCCCTCAACGAGGACGAAGGGCGCCGTGCGCGCAGTCTCGCCGCATTGAAGCGCGCACGCGAGAAGGAACGCCGGATGCAGGGCGGCGGCTCGTCCAAGCCGCGCGAGAAGCAGGTCCGCGACGTCGTCGTGCCCGAAGCGATCACGGTGCAGGAACTCGCCAACCGCATGGCCGAAAAGGGCGCCGACCTCGTCAAGGCGCTGTTCAACATGGGCATGATGGTGACGGTCAACCAGACCATCGACGCCGACACCGCGGAACTGCTGGTCGAGGAATTCGGCCACAACATCAAGCGCGTGTCCGAAGCCGACATCGACATCGTTCCGGCAGAGGACGACGATCCCGAAGAGACGCTGAAGCCGCGTCCGCCGGTCGTCACGATCATGGGCCATGTCGACCACGGCAAGACGAGCCTGCTCGACGCCCTGCGCGGCACCGACGTGACCAAGGGCGAGGCCGGCGGCATCACCCAGCACATCGGCAGCTACCAGGTCACGACCAAGAACAAGGACAAGATCACCTTTCTCGACACGCCCGGCCACGCCGCCTTCACCGAAATGCGCGCGCGCGGGGCGAACGTCACCGACATCGTCGTGCTGGTGGTGGCCGCCGACGACGGGATCATGCCGCAGACGATCGAGGCCATCAATCACACCAAGGCCGCGGGCGTTCCCATGATCGTCGCGATCAACAAGATGGACAAGGACGAGGCCGACGCGGACAAGATCCGCAACCGCCTGCTCGAACACGAGGTGATCGTCGAGAAGCTCTCGGGCGACGTGCAGGACGTCGAAGTCTCGGCCAAGACCGGCAAGGGGCTGGACAACCTGCTCGAGGCGATCGCGCTCCAGGCCGAACTGCTCGAACTCAAGGCCCGCCCCGACCGCGATGCCGAGGCGACCGTGATCGAAGCCCAGCTCGACAAGGGCCGCGGCCCCGTCGCGACCGTGCTGGTGACGCGCGGGACGCTCAAGCGCGGCGACACCTTCGTCGTCGGCACCGAAAGCGGGCGCGTGCGTGCGCTCGTCGATGACAGTGGCAAGCAGATCAAGGAAGCCGGGCCTTCGATGCCGGTCGAGGTGCTCGGCCTCGGCGGCGTGCCGTCGGCGGGCGACCAGCTCACCGTGGTGGAGAACGAACAGCGCGCCCGCGAAGTCGCCGAATATCGCCAGGAAAAGGCGACCGAAAAGCGCACCGCGCTCGCGCCGACCAATTTCGACACGATGTTCAACAAGCTGCAGGCCAATGTCATCGAATGGCCGGTGCTGGTGAAGGCCGACGTGCAAGGCTCGGTCGAGGCGATCGTCAACGCGCTCCACAACATCTCGAACGACGAGATCAAGGTGCGCGTGCTCCACGCAGGCGTCGGCGCGATCACCGAGACCGACGTGAGCCTCGCCGCCGCCTCGAACGCCCCGATCATCGGCTTCAACGTGCGCCCCAACGCCAAGGCGCGCGAGCTGGTGAAGCGCGATAACGTGCGGATGATGTATTACGACGTCATCTACCACCTCACCGAAGAGGTCGCGAAGGAAATGGCGGGCGAACTCGGTCCCGAACGAATCGAGACGGTCGTCGGCCGCGCCGAGGTCAAGCAGGTCTTCCCGGCGGGCAAGAAGGACAAGGCCGCGGGCCTCCTCGTCATCGACGGGGTCATCCGCCGCAACCTCTTCGCGCGTCTCACCCGCGACGACGTTATCGTCTCGGCGACCAAGATCGCCTCGCTGCGCCGGTTCAAGGACGACGTGGACGAGGTCCGCGCAGGGCTGGAGTGCGGCGTGGTGCTGGAGGACACGAACGACATCAAGCCGGGCGACAACCTCGAGGTGTTCGAAGTGACCGAGCGCGAGCGGACGCTCGAGTTCTGA
- a CDS encoding PaaI family thioesterase has product MDTAGVFPEDHHTSPHSALLGSEFVGWDEATQTATMRFTVRKEMTTWRGGVQGGLVAGYLDDVMGYAYVAATGGEMAPLNLDLTMSLIRLIPEGPLIGKGRVVKAGRKVVFLEAELLSEDGKLMARATSTAIPTPRPSPESTGMV; this is encoded by the coding sequence ATGGACACTGCCGGAGTTTTCCCCGAGGATCATCACACCTCGCCCCATTCCGCGTTGCTCGGCTCCGAGTTCGTGGGCTGGGACGAGGCGACGCAGACCGCCACCATGCGCTTTACCGTCCGCAAGGAAATGACAACCTGGCGCGGCGGGGTGCAGGGCGGGCTCGTCGCGGGCTACCTCGACGATGTCATGGGCTATGCCTATGTCGCCGCCACCGGGGGCGAGATGGCGCCGCTCAATCTCGACCTCACGATGAGCCTCATCCGCCTGATCCCCGAAGGCCCGCTGATCGGCAAGGGTCGCGTGGTGAAGGCCGGGCGCAAGGTCGTCTTCCTCGAGGCGGAATTGCTTTCGGAGGACGGCAAGCTCATGGCCCGCGCCACTTCGACCGCGATCCCCACGCCGCGCCCCTCGCCGGAATCGACGGGCATGGTGTGA
- the rbfA gene encoding 30S ribosome-binding factor RbfA, whose translation MARKQEYTAEQHSVRVLKVGERVRHILSELLARREVHDETVSAANISVTEVRMTPDLRHATAYVKPLLGQAEDEVVTALRQNTAFLQREVAKRLGLKFAPKLKFRKDESFAEADRIEALLRDPKVARDLDGDEEE comes from the coding sequence ATGGCCCGCAAGCAGGAATACACCGCCGAACAGCATTCGGTCCGCGTGCTCAAGGTGGGCGAGCGGGTGCGGCATATCCTGTCAGAACTCCTCGCCCGGCGCGAGGTGCATGACGAGACGGTGAGCGCGGCGAATATCTCCGTGACCGAGGTCCGCATGACCCCGGACCTGCGCCATGCGACGGCTTACGTGAAACCGCTGCTGGGGCAGGCCGAGGACGAGGTGGTGACCGCGCTCAGGCAGAACACCGCCTTTCTCCAGCGCGAGGTGGCGAAGCGGCTCGGCCTCAAATTCGCGCCCAAGCTCAAGTTCCGCAAGGATGAAAGCTTCGCCGAAGCCGACCGGATCGAGGCGCTGCTGCGCGATCCGAAAGTCGCGCGCGACCTCGACGGGGACGAAGAGGAATAG
- a CDS encoding YceI family protein codes for MKAIRLALLPLIALFAGLAAWAQQPGPGALTYRLDANASDVSARVPFFGLASKTARFPRMEGAVTIVPDAPERAVIDVTFDAEAIEAPDRVTLRRLRGEKFFWVEKYPVIRFKGRSLTMSSPLEGTLEGVLTARGVSRPQTLAVTFDSPPGEAVGKPISFTGRTTIDRRDYGMKSYQIIVGNEVDIELRARMVPR; via the coding sequence ATGAAAGCCATCCGCCTCGCGCTGCTGCCGCTCATCGCGCTGTTCGCCGGGCTTGCCGCATGGGCGCAGCAGCCCGGCCCCGGCGCGCTCACCTACCGGCTCGATGCCAATGCGAGCGACGTTTCCGCCCGCGTCCCCTTCTTCGGCCTCGCCAGCAAGACCGCGCGCTTTCCCCGGATGGAAGGGGCCGTCACGATCGTCCCCGATGCGCCCGAACGCGCGGTGATCGACGTGACTTTCGATGCCGAAGCGATCGAGGCGCCCGACCGCGTGACCCTGCGCCGCCTCAGGGGCGAAAAGTTCTTCTGGGTCGAAAAATATCCCGTGATCCGCTTCAAGGGACGCTCGCTGACCATGTCGAGCCCGCTCGAGGGCACGCTCGAAGGCGTCCTGACCGCGCGCGGGGTGAGCAGGCCGCAGACGCTTGCGGTCACGTTCGACAGCCCGCCGGGCGAGGCGGTGGGCAAGCCGATCAGCTTCACCGGCAGGACCACGATCGACCGGCGCGACTATGGCATGAAGAGCTACCAGATCATCGTCGGCAACGAAGTCGACATCGAACTGCGCGCGCGGATGGTGCCGCGCTAG